The following is a genomic window from Carassius gibelio isolate Cgi1373 ecotype wild population from Czech Republic chromosome B20, carGib1.2-hapl.c, whole genome shotgun sequence.
TATTAATGGGTTTAAacgaatggttcacccaaaaatgtaaatgatgtcattaaatattcatcctcatgtcgttccaaacccgtaagaccttcgttcatcctCGAAACACATATGAAGATATTTgggatgaaatccgagagctgtCAGACCCTCCTATAGACAGCAAGGGTCACGAAACTTTCAAAGTCCAGAAAGGTCCTGAAAACATTGTCAAAACATTTCATGTGACTTCAGATGTTCAgcagtaattttatgaagctacgagaaagttatgagaaaaaaaacaacggAAATAATGAATTTATGTTACAATTTGTTCAGGAAGCACATTATTGTTTTGcacaaaagtattctcgtagctttataCAATTACGGTTGTACCACTGAAGTCTTTGAAAGGTTTgtgacccttgctgtctatgggagggacagagagctctcggatttcatccaaaatatcttaatctgtgttttgaagatgaacgaagggcgAGTCATTTTTGGGTGTATTATCCCTTTAATAAGATATATAATATTGCTTTGTGGTGATGTTAATCATCATGGTTTGATTTTTCAGGTGACAAGAACAAAGTTCAGAAGCTCGTGCAGATGGCGTGGACCTTTGTCAATGACAGGTGGGActgtaattcattcattcatttcttaatTTACAACCATGGTactgtatttcattttatttattttttgtgtgtgtgtctctgttttttttttttttttttgtccacacgATTCTGTGATTATTCAGTTGTTACCATACATGCATATcagtgttattatagttaactaaaaccacacatgtatatgtatgtatacatgtatgtgtgtatggagAACTTGAGGCTTCTAATGTTTAATTTGAGTGATAGTTGTTGTTCAGGGATGcacattttaaagcaatattcAAGCATTTGAACATTTAGGCATTTAAACCCAGTTCATTTTAGACACTGCTCTTTTGCACCGAAAACAAAAGAATGTTTTTAAAGGCGTATTTTTACAAGTAAACTGCTTAACGTGTCATCATTGATTCTTCTGCAGTTCTTAACATGTTCGTGTGTATTTCCAGCCTCTGCACGATGTTGTCCCTTCAGTGGGAGCCCGAGATCATAGCGGTGGCGGTCATGTACCTCGCTGGGCGGCTGTGTAAGTTTGACATTCAGGAGTGGACGTCTAAGCAGTCGTCTCGCCGCTGGTGGGAGCAGTTTGTCCAAGACGTGCCGGTGGAGCTGCTGGAGGGTAATCACATTAATCATTGACAGTGTGCATTTCAAACTTTCTCTCCGCCAAAGTAATCATTTGGGTATAGGAAAAATAATCCTGGTTTTCCATGTAATGATGCATGATCTCTATACCTTCTTCAGACATCTGCCACCAGATCCTGGATCTGTACTCTCAGGGCAAGCAGCCGATACCCCAGCAGCCTCAGATACAGGACAAAGAGAAACCGCCCCCCCCTCCTGCTGTCCCGCCCGGCCAGAACCCACCAGCTCAACCTCCCTCCAAGAAAAACTCCCCCCAGGCCAGCCCACCTGCCAAGATTAAACGCCAACATGTGAGTAAAACACTTGCAGTTAGATGTATTATGGAGATATAATGGAAAACACACATTTGCGACCAAAAATTAGTTTAAGTCACCACCCTGGCACACAGCCGTTCATCTCTGACTTTTATTTGTGAGGTAGCTTTGTGCTTCAGGATTATGGATCGTGTAGTTCTTTGCCAGGGTTTTGCCTAATAAAACTGGTTTGATTTGTAAAAGTGGAAATCACATTCAAAAACGCGATAACAGTTAAAGATGTCATCTACTCacatttcatgtcattccaaccctTTCTTTCATCTGAAGaacgcaaaagaagatatttttaagaattgtGGTAGGCAAAGAAAACAACCAgggcttgaaaatgaaaaaaataatttaataaaaaactcCGAGCCGAATCGGTTttctgtataattatttttttcgattcctgtgtattattattattatccttccGAAACTGGTTTgcctagaaaaaaacaaacaaacaaacggttAATGacgttttatttaaaactttttctttgcctttactaacaataataataatagtataataataataataataaagtacagcattttctactcaaaaaaataaaataaaaaatacagcaccatcttttctagattttggccaaattataggcaactaaacaaaatgtaaaaatctgttaGCGCTTTAAAGacattcaagtgtttttttttaaagatataaaaaaatgtttgttgcaTTGTTAAAAAATGCTACTCGTATAAAATAGcgttttgaaagtaaaaaaaaacattaaaaaatcttgtAGGCTCACGTTGCATTATACTATTAGGCTACATTCAGAGATAATTTGCTAAAATGCCGGTAAAGCAAAATGTTACAAACATAAAAGATTATAAACTGTTATTAGTTTCCTTCTCTCCACAGcaaatcctctaaagtttaggctatGCGTTTAGGATATAAAAACGTCCATCCAAAAAACGAATGAATTTATGGTGAATCTGATGCCTTCCTCTCTCgttcggcacaaatccaaatgtttccacatATGTGACATAACTGGAAGCTAAAATAGACTCTTATTTATCATGTAAATAACGATCTTGGAAGTAAAGGTAGAATTATTACATTCCTACAGTAATTGTGAAGTATTTTAAGGctcatgttttatttgattttgtagGTCTCTCCTAAAGATGAACCTAAAGCCCCACCAGGTAAGCCCTTCAGGAGGTTTGTATAGTGTTATAATAATGAATATCGATAAGATGATGAATGTCCTACTGTATGCAGTGCtaatttctctctctgtctctgaaacAGAGCAAGTCGGGTCTAAGATACCACGTCTGGAGAGCCCTATGCCCCCTCTCCCTGTGTCCCAGCCCCCAGGTGAGGATTTCTGTCTCAGGAAATAGGCAGCAAAATAAATCTTTGGTAAAAGTACATTGCTCATCATCTACAAAAAGAATTGTTTACATACATTTTCTAGTGGGGTTATTGGAAATTTGTCTTGGCATTTGACCATATATGACTGTGCTTCCCGCTACTTCAGACTAATTGCTTTTAGTAATACACAGTAATTGACATTAGAAATACattagaaatttatattttattttttagcaagaaCTAATTAAATCGATCAAAAttatcagtaaagacatttattatgttacagtgatttctttctattcatcacagaatTCTGAAGAATGATcagtgtccaaaaaaaaaaatctgttttcaacattattaaaaaaattagagtcccaaattagcatattaacaTTTTGACAGTTAAGTCTGGAGTGGAAATCAATTGATCATATTGGAATGATAATTCACAACGTGGTATTATGATTCACTTTTTTAGAACAAATAAACTCTGTGTAAAATGTGTGTAGTTGATACTACAGTGGCCTGTCTCTGACTTGTGTGCACACAGACCGCAAGCCTCCGTCTGTGATCCCTGCTCCTCCCGCTGAAGCAGAACCGGCCTCATCAGCTGACATGGATCCAGCACAGGGCCCGGCTCCTCCCCTGCCTCACGGGGCCCCGCCCCCTCTACCTCACCGCCCTCCACCCCCTCCTCCCTCCAGCTATATCATGGGAATGTCCACGTCCAGTTCCTACATGTCGGGCGAGGGATTTCAGAGTCTGCAGTCCATGATGAAGACCGAAGCGCCCTCTTACGCACCCATGCCCCCGTCGTTCGGCCTGCCGTACCACCATGTATATTCACATGCAAACCCCCCGCCTCCAGGCCCTCCGCCCCCAAACTCTTACCCTCCTCCCAATCTGCCCCCACCCACCCCATCTTACCCCCCTCCAGGCTACAACCCCAGCTACCCCCCTCCGCCCCCGCGTATGCCACCAGGGCACAATGTGCCCCCTCCGGTGATGGGCTTACCCCCCGCTGGGTACCCACCTCCACCCGGCCAGCCTCAGGTGCCGCTGCCGCCCCACGGCATGCCGCCTGTGGCAGGAATGAACAGAGGGGCGTGGATGAGATGAGGGGTGATTAAATCAGTCATGTGCCTGTATACAGTGTACACGGTCTGTCCTGGGGTTATGTTTTCTGATGCAGGTTTCACAGGAAGGTACAACATATTTCAGCTGCACAGATCAGCGCTGGTTGAGTCTGGGAGTCCATGAAGTACCACAGACTTCTGCTTGGGTCCAGGGTTTCACGGTTCTGTGGACTTTAAATCCACTGATGCcatttgaagggatagttcaccccaaattaaaaaaaactgatgtgttgactctccctcatgttgttctaaactttTCCATACAGTTTCACGGTAGCCATGGTTGGTTAATCTAAAAAATGGACCATGATGTTGATGTTTTTGAGGTCATAGAAATAGAGGGGTTATCATCTTTTTTCAAAATGATTACGTGGTGTCTGATCTCAAGTAGCAAGGATTATTCATATTGTTTGTTCTGGTCAATATGAATGGTTTTAACGTGAAGAGAGATCCTGAAGTTTTTTCAGTTTGGGGGAAACTGTGTCTTTAAATGCGTTCACATCACCACTTACAGTCCAAACCCACTTCTGTGAATGAGTTATGAATTCTTGGTTGTACATATGATTTATTCTGTATTATCTTTAGAGAACTCTTTTCAGTGTTATGTATTCACTCTCCTTTGGCTTTGCTTTTTTAGTTGCTGTGTTGAAGTATTCATATTATTTTCTTGGGGGAAAATATCCCACAAATCATCGTTAGCAGTCCTTTTATTCAGATGCGTTTCTGGCATCTTTGACTGACCTGAGATCAGGTGCATTGATTGATAGGCATGTTCTTTCTATAGTTTCCCGTATGTGCCTTAGTTTGGTTAGTATTTAATCAGCAAAGGACTTGCTAAGCTCAACCACCATGTGTTTGCCtggtgatttctttttttttaggcagataataaaagtatttttcccCTTGTGCATTTACTTGGTTGTGTcttgttttaaattgcatgacTGTCAGGCTGTGAATTATCTGAGAAAATAATGTTGTCTTTAATTAAACGTACACATTGTGTTAAAAATACGGTTTAACACGAGGACATTGGGTTCTGTGCAGTTTCAGAATGATACAAACAAGCTCCTGGCTGGAAAGATTAAATAAAGTTTCACAAGATATACCCCAGTATACATTtctaaaattaatactttttttaaaacttgaaataCACTAGTAAACaacattacattttgtaatggTAATGGTGTCATCGTATAAAATGTATTAGTGTTTaagttttattcttatttattttattctaaataatCAAACTTTCTATTTTGTTcgcttaaaatattaaatactttttcAGAAAACATGTTCTGTCTTTTCCATATTGATATTCGATTGTGTGACATGAAcctacacacatacaaaatacaaacAAGCCCTGCAGCTAGAAAACTTTACAAGCTCAAATGACTTATTTTTGTactaaataaaatgcacttaCAAGATTTAAATCGCATGGAATGTCTTGAGTGCATTGCtgtaaatgatatattttttattttatcttaaaatgtaTGCGTTTACTAAGCGTATTGCATGTAAAGATAAGTATtcatgtatattataaataaaagagGTATCACAATACACTGATTCAGCTTTTATATTGTGAGGTTGTCAATGAGATGAAATGATTGTAGTAAACAGGAGTAATTCCCTTCATTACCATTAGGGGGCACAATtctcaacatttattttattattttgcattttgcgaagctgctttgacacaatctgcattttaaagatgaaaccaaacaaacaaacaaaaaaaactacataaataatggtgacttgacttggcatgTTTACTGGAATTGGGCTTTATGTAGGCCATAAAGTTGGGACCCACACTAATATAGCTCCGAAATATAGCTCCGAATATGATACGTTTTATTTATATGAaggatgtacagtattgttcaaattaatagcagtacaatgtgactaaccagaataatcaaggtttttagtatattttttattgctacgtggcaaacaagttaccagtaggttcagtagattgtcagaaaacaaacaagacccagcattcatgatatgcacgctcttaaggctgtgcaattgggcaattagttgaaaggggtgtgttcaaaaaaatagcagtgtctaccttttactgtacaaactcaaaactattttgtacaaacatttttttttttctgggatttagcaatcctgtgaatcactaaactaatatttagttgtatgaccacagttttttaaaactgcttgacatctgtgtggcatggagtcaaccaacttgtggcacctctcagctgttattccactccatgattctttaacaacattccacaattcattcacatttcttggttttgcttcagaaacagcatttttgatatcaccccacaagttctcaattggattaaggtctggagattgggctggccactccataacattaattttgttggtttggaaccaagactttgcccgtttactagtgtgttttgggtcattgtcttgttgaaacaaccatttcaagggcatgtcctcttcagcatagggcaacatgacctcttcaagtattttaacatatgcaaactgatccatgatccctggtatgcgataaataggcccaacaccatagtaggagaaacatgcccatatcatgatgcttgcacctccatgcttcactgtcttcactgtgtactgtggcttgaattcagagtttgggggtcgtctcacaaactgcctgtggcccttggacccaaaaagaacaattttactctcatcagtccacaaaatgttcctccatttctctttaggccagttgatgtgttctttggcaaattgtaacctcttctgcacatgccttttttttaacagagggactttgcgggggattcttgaaaatagattagcttcacacagacgtcttctaactgtcacagtacttacaggtaactccagactgtctttgatcatcctggaggtgatcattggctgagcctttgccattctggttattcttctatccattttgatggttgtcttccgttttcttccacgtctctctggttttgctctccattttaaggcattggagatcattttagctgaacagcctatcattttttgcacctctttataggttttcccctctctaatcaactttttaatcaaagtacgctgttcttttgaacaatgtcttgaacgacccattttcctcagctatcaaatgcatgttcaacaagtgttggcttcatccttaaataggggccacctgattcacacctgtttcttcacaaaattgatgacctcagtgattgaatgccacactgctatttttttgaacacacccctttcaactaattcaactaattgcccaattgcacagccttaagagcgtgcatatcatgaatgctgggtctcatttgttttctgacaatctactgaacctactggtaacttgtttgccacgtagcaataaaaaaatatacgaaagaccttgattattctggttagtcacattgtactgctattattttgaacaatactgtatgtttcaAAATGGAATTAAACCAACACTGAACTAAACTGAGCTAAATAGAAACAGGGATGCAATGAAATcgatatttatgttgttttataaTTGATTAAGTTTGTAACATCTGTTACAACTTATTCTCCTGTACATTGctataaagctgctttaaaacaatcagtataaagtgctataaaaataaatgtgacgaCATAAAGCAATAGATTGTTTATTGACAGAATTGTTTGGTTCACTTTGTAcacctttttttctttacatcTTTACCATAAAATGTATCCTGCGGTCATGCTCGCAGCTATTAACA
Proteins encoded in this region:
- the LOC127983801 gene encoding cyclin-K; the encoded protein is MKDGKENSTATAGSFTTNLDHTKPCWYWDKKDLAHTPSQSDGLDPATEARYRREGARFIFDVGTRLGLHYDTLATGITYFHRFYMFHSFKQFPRYVTGACCLFLAGKVEETPKKCKDIIKTARSLLNDVQFAQFGDDPKEEVMVLERILLQTIKFDLQLEHPYQFLLRYAKQLKGDKNKVQKLVQMAWTFVNDSLCTMLSLQWEPEIIAVAVMYLAGRLCKFDIQEWTSKQSSRRWWEQFVQDVPVELLEDICHQILDLYSQGKQPIPQQPQIQDKEKPPPPPAVPPGQNPPAQPPSKKNSPQASPPAKIKRQHVSPKDEPKAPPEQVGSKIPRLESPMPPLPVSQPPDRKPPSVIPAPPAEAEPASSADMDPAQGPAPPLPHGAPPPLPHRPPPPPPSSYIMGMSTSSSYMSGEGFQSLQSMMKTEAPSYAPMPPSFGLPYHHVYSHANPPPPGPPPPNSYPPPNLPPPTPSYPPPGYNPSYPPPPPRMPPGHNVPPPVMGLPPAGYPPPPGQPQVPLPPHGMPPVAGMNRGAWMR